From Takifugu flavidus isolate HTHZ2018 unplaced genomic scaffold, ASM371156v2 ctg352, whole genome shotgun sequence, one genomic window encodes:
- the LOC130520347 gene encoding NACHT, LRR and PYD domains-containing protein 12-like, which produces MCLIPVFCWITAIVLEDMMTRDQRGELPQTLTDLYSHFLRVQIKRKKQKYGGKQRPEELTEADKELLLKLGRLAFEHLEKGNIMFYSEDLERCGLDVSEVSVYSGVCTEIFKRESVIFQKSVYCFVHLSIQEFLAAVYMFHRYTRKDTVVINQFLKYSKPNPFSRFAGLLNNDPVTSLDDFLRRALMKSLKSENGHLDLFVRFLHGLSLESNQRILGGLLDQRDSHPETIQKVLNNLKEVNSDEISPDRSINIFHCLMEMKDQSIHQEIQEFLKSGKKSERELSVIHCSALAYLLQMSEEVLDELNLLQYNTSEEGRRRLIPAVRNCRKFQLSGSFLSTSHWEVVASAMTSNPSHLRELDLSRNQSLTDAVVKLLSSAMMHPNCRLETLRLSHCSLSEISCDSLASVLRSNPSHLRVLELSFNQLKDPAVKQLCGFLQDPLCKLETLSLSGCSLSKTSCDSVASALRSNLSHLRVLDLSQNQLKDPGVKLLCGFLQDPLCELETLSLWDCSLSKTSCDSVASALKSNLSHLRVLDLSFNTLQDSGVKQLCSGLESPNCKLETLRLRYCSLSEISCGSLASALRSNPSISENWT; this is translated from the exons atgtgtctgatcccagttttctgctggatcactgctatagttctggaggacatgatgaccagagaccagagaggagagctgccccaaaccctgactgacctctactcacacttcctgagggttcagataaagaggaagaagcagaagtatggaggaaagcagagaccagaggaactgactgaggctgataaagaactccttctgaagttgggtcggctggcgtttgaacatctggagaaaggaaacatcatgttctactcagaagacctggagcgatgtggactggacgtctccgaggtgtcggtgtactcaggagtttgtacagagatcttcaaaagagagagtgtgatcttccagaaatcagtctactgctttgttcatctgagcatccaggagtttctggctgccgtctacatgttccaccgttacaccaggaaagacacagtggttataaatcagttcctaaaatattcgaaaccaaaccccttttccaggtttgctgggttgttaaataatgatccagtcacatctcttgatgacttcctcaggagagcactaatgaaatctctcaaaagtgaaaatggccacctggacttgtttgttcgcttccttcatggtctctctctggagtccaatcagaggatcttgggtggactgttggatcagagggacagccacccagaaaccatccagaaggtcctcaacaacctgaaggaggtgaacagtgatgaaatctccccagacagaagcatcaacatcttccactgtctgatggagatgaaggatcagtcaatccatcaggagatccaagagttcctgaagtcagggaagaaatcagagagggaactgtcagtgatccactgttcagctctggcctacctgctgcagatgtcagaggaggttctggatgagctgaacctgctgcagtacaacacctcagaggagggacgacgtcgcctgattccagctgtgaggaactgcaggaagttcca actgtctggtagttttctttcaacgagtcattgggaagttgtggcctcagcaatgacgtcaaacccttctcatctacgggagctggacttaagcaggaaccaaagcctgacagatgccgttgtaaagttactgtcttctgcaatgatgcatccaaactgcagactggagacgctcag gctgtcacactgcagtttatcagagatcagctgtgactctctggcctcggtgctgaggtccaatccctcccatctgagggttctggagctgagttttaaccagctgaaggatccagcagtgaagcagctctgtggttttctccaggatcctctctgtaagctggagactctcag cctaagtggctgcagtttatccaagaccagctgtgattctgtggcctcagctctgaggtccaacctctcccatctgagggttctggacctgagtcagaaccagctgaaggatccaggagtgaagctgctctgtggttttctccaggatcctctctgtgagctggagactctcag cctatgggactgcagtttatccaagaccagctgtgattctgtggcctcagctctgaagtccaacctctcccatctgagggttctggacctgagcttcaacacgttgcaggattcaggagtgaagcagctctgttctggactggagagtccaaactgtaaactggagacgctcag attgcgttactgcagtttatcagagatcagctgtggctctctggcctcggcgctgaggtccaatccctccatctcagagaactggacctga